The DNA region TTTAAAATGCCCATTCTATAATCCAAAATTGCTTGTCatacaaagaaccaggaaaatgtgACCAATTCTCAAGGATAAAGACACTCAATATAGATGCTAATCCCAAGATGATTCAGATGTTGGAATGATCagacaaagacttcaaagcaTCTACTATAACTACGCTCCCTGAGGTCAAAGTAAACACACTTGAATGCATGGAAATGATTtggaatgaatggaaaaatagGGGTCTCtgcagagaaatataaaataagaatcaaatggacattttagaacttaaaaatacaatatttgaaaTCAAAAATTCACTGGATTAGCTCAATAGTATAGTAGACAGAGAAATTGGAGGTAGATTAATAAATATTATCCAAtctgaagaacaaagagaaaaaagactgaaaaaaaagaacagacccTCCGAGACATTATCAGAAGGCTTACCATTCATGTTATTGGAGCACCAGAAGGAGAAGCGAGAGAGACCAGTACAGAAAAACATATCTGAAGAGATGACTGAAAAATCCCCAGATCTGAAGACATACATATTCAGATTTAACAAGCTTCAGCAAACTCCAAATAGGATAAACTCAAATATAAGTAACTTTGACAGAGGAGAAGCATTTGGTTGGTATCATCTCTTTAAATGTGTCTATTTCTGAAAACACTTATCACATCATCCTTAGAAAATAGTAGCCTCATCACCACTTAAAGACCCATTGTACAGATTATATAATCTGGCCTGCCTACTCTTTCACCCCAGATCACATAAACATGGCCAGTGTCTTGCATGCTCAGGTGTATAGAGTATAATTTATTATCTTCTTTATCACAAAttgtttttttcataaaaattatccTACCATTTTTCACTTAACACTGAATACTTATTTAGcaactaaaaataatttctctatttaaaagctttattggcagaaactaacacaccattgtaaagcaattataccccaataaagatgtttaaaaaaataaaaaataaaaataaaaaataaaataaaataaaataaagttaaaaaaaaaaaaaaaaagctttattgaacCTTGTGTATCTTCAGCCTTGGGAACTTTGTCACTGATGAAATTTCCATTAGCCCTTCTGGCAAATTCATCTGAGAATGCCTAGAAATACAAAGACAGTTTTAATCATTACAATTCTCTGTAGATGAATGAATTTGATTCATCAGACCTTCTGATCCTACATGCACAAATATTTAGGAGAGAACAATTCTCAGagtatcatttattttcattatagattTTTATGTTATGAAAAATTCATAAATTCTATTTCTGTAAATACAAACTATGAAAACTATCAAAGATGTGAACAAAAATATAACTACAATACTATTTGTAAttgagaaaaaattaaacagtttaaaaatccaacagggaaatggttaaataaattttagtatgtCCATATGTTGGAGTATTTatcagccattaaaaattatgttttcaaagaatagTTAATGGAATAGGGAAATGCTTATTTCAtactattaaatgaaaaaagaatgatactAAATTACATTATATAATACCACGTTTAAAAGTCCACATATATAAAAGAAGATAAGATGAAATACAACTAAAAAAATTtatgcattttttattgtttaaagtttctacaatgaacatgtattactttcatAATCAGTAAAAGTAAatactttgttgttgttaaaactACAGTGTTAAGAGAAAGACAATCACAAGGACCCAAACACTTCAGTTTTTAACTTCTTATTTGTACCAGGAGAGAAACAGCTAGGGGAGTAGTGTTTTTGGAGCAAGAGGCTGGAATTCCATTTCTTTGCCTGGTTAGTGACACCCCAAAATCATCACTTTCTTCCTCCTTGTAAACAAGCAACAGGAaattttgttggaaaaaaaacaagtaacatCTTGGCTAAAAGGCTGATACAATAATGGGAGAAGTATCAGGAGAGACTACAGAGCCAGGGTTCTCCAGGCACCAGGCACGTGATCTACAGGTGTAAAGGTGGACAGGTGTAAAGCTGGACTGGTTTGACTCTGGAGAACTAGAGAGGAGCTGCCATTTGGCCACAGCGAACTGTTCAGGCAGAAATCCATGTCCAAGGTGCCAGAACTTTTGAATTTTTAGGTCCCAGTGGACATCTGGAGTTTTATGTGACAAGTTTGGTTCTTAAATGCCAGCAACtgattcaaattttttaaaaatagcccaaATAAAGCACATCTAAAAGCTATGTTCCGACCATAGGCTGCTGTGTGCAACCTCTGTTACAGTCTCCAcctataaatatttcaataagtTTTGCTGATTTTTGTGAAAATATGACCAAATCTTAACTGTCTTTAAAAGTCTTAAGAGAAAAATTGTCACAGCCGTGTATGGAGAATCAGTACTATTTCCAATGGCAATAAAGATGTCTGTATAGACTAATCCCTTTACAAAACACTTGCAGAATTTGAATCTTTAGGAAAGATAACAAAGGCTGACGATGCACAGAAAGAGTGAGATTCGAGGGTTCAGATCCATGTCACAGGACTCACTTCCCTACAATGAACTCAGCCATTCATTCAAAAACTCTCAGCACTTCATGTCTCTAGTTCATTTTATGTGTATAAATCTTAGCTCCCAAAGTAATTATGATTTATAGGAGGGAGTGTACATGCAACATACCCATTCTGTAATCCACATCACTTTGTACAATGCAAGTCATAGGGAGGTTGTTCACAAAGCATTTATTGACTAGAAATGACTGTAGTTATGCAGGCCAACTAAATGGACCACATATTTTGCCCAGGTGGTTTAGCTGTCTGATTAGAATTTAGATTTGTTTGCTTCCAAAGTATTTAAAGGTAGTGTCtagatccagaaaaaaaattaagtatgacCTAAAAATTCAGTTAGTCCAATGATCTATGGACATCTCTTGGGTTGCTAGCCTTAATCTGTTTAATTCTTGCATTATCATGGAACTTTTCAAACAATTAATATCATCTACTCTCCTGGACTCTAAGGacttgcagggcaggaataatgGCCTCATATTAAATGCCTCTTGTTCCCCCATAATGCTGAGTCCAGAGGCTTACTCACAGCTGGTGTTCAGCAAACGTGAGCTGGTTGATGGACCCTCTGTGACCAAAGATGGTTCTGGTATTTCTGGTCTCAACTGTCTTACTCCTATGGGGATGTGCTGAGCCTTCAGTTGTATCTTATTCTGACATTCCCCTATTTGTAGGACCACAACTGTgcttttatattatgtattaaaATTTCTATGTTCATATGGAAGGAAATTCTATAGATTAGAAGAGGTTTAAGGGATATGTCAACTCCATTGCAATATTTGGGCCTTATTTGGATTCTGATTCAAACCAACaagctataaaaacaaaataaaatacttatgaaaCAGTTGGCAAAGTGAACACTGACGtgataattaatgaaataaaggaaTGACTGCCAATTTCTTTTAGGTGTGAAATAGTATTGTACTTAGATTACTTTTGAAAAAGAATCCTAATGTCTAAAACAAATACTGAATTGTTTATGGGTAAAAGGTATATATGGGATCTGCTTCAAAAACAGTAtgggaggaagggaaataaatGGAGATAGAGATGAAACATACTGGGCATAGGCTGATAACTATGAAGCTGAACGATGGGTACAAGGGATTTCATTATACTATTTGGTTTACTTTTGCatatgtttcaaatttttcttaataagaagtcaaatttttttctatatccaAAAAATGTGCTTGAAATTTGCCATGCTGCAACTAGTCCACACTACTCTTTTACTTTCCTGTatgaaaatacatgaaagaaacaaCCTATCAGATCAAGAAGATACTTGAACATGTTAGGGCTCAGTTGCCAAAATAACGAGTAATGAGAAAGACTGTACCTGAATATTTCCATGATCCCTTGGGTGCAACAGAAAGCAAACCTCTTGTAAAGTTGTGGGTTGATTCCTGCTGCTGAATTTGAACACTTCTGAGGTGATTAATTCAGCAAAAATGTTTTTAGGAAACCCCAGATTTCCTGTTCCTATTGCTGGAAATGCAATTGAGTTTAAGGACAAACTCTCAGTGATTTCCAAACATTCTCTGATTATGTTTTCCATGATCTGAAAAGCACAAAGCACATTCTTATACATTTGGCCTGGAAATCAGAgttcaaacaaaaagaacaagaatTTAGCAACTCTGTGATCTCTCTCtactcctttttcctttcaacaAAAGGCAGGTTAAGGGCAGTCAGAAGGcgaaaggaaaacagaggagtaaacaaggaaaagtaaagaagaaTGTGTGAGACCCTCCAAAAAGATTCAAACTCACTCAGCaatgaaggaaagaagcaaagcagCTACTGTTCTGTTCCTTCAGTCTCTTCCACTCTTCATGCCCTCACTTTTCCTTCCTCACTAAAGAGTGCTATCTTCAATAATTCTTCCCCGAGTCCCAGCAATGGTTGAGAACTGTAATCAATTTCTATTACTAACTGGTCCTTGGGAGAAGTCAGCTACAGCTGAAAGAAATGGCTATAAGAATGTGCTGTTATTACAGAAAAGACACAGCCAGGGTTCAAGCTACATTCTACTGAAAGGAGAGTCCAAAGGGCTACTTAATTTCCTGGAGAATTTAAAACCAGGTCCCACCTTGCGTGAAGATGTGCTGTCATTTGTCCAGTCCGGAGCCACCACGTGAAGCACATGGTGGCAGTGCAGATTGCAACCACTGGTTTGGATAACTGTGCCAACCTCAACAGCCACCCCTTGTCCAGCTGTCTTCAGCTCCTCCTGGAGCTTTTGTCCCGCTTTTTCCAAGAGGGCCTTGGAAAGGGGCCCTCTATTGAGCTCAAGATCTGACGAAATGGAGTTGACAACCACATCGGTCTTAAAGACAAAACCAACAATTTGTTTCAAATTGTAAGAAAAAGCATTCATCAAGGATTACTGATTGAGCCCCCGGGCTTGGCACAATGGGGGACAACTAAGATGATTAAGTTTTCAGAGATTGAAATACCACCCCAAAAGAGAGTGTTATTAGATACTTATTTAAATAACACTCTAGGACAAAAGAGGGCTGTCAAAGAGCAATACATAAATGGTATGGGATCACCAAAGGAGTCCAGAGGAAGTGCCTTCAGAGGCTAGTAAAGACACTATGAACGATGTGGTGTCTGAGAAGTGGGAAtagttgcagcaggcagagagagatggggaagtcATTCGGGAGGGGCAACAGCATGGACAGAAGCATGGCAGGTTGTGAGCGGCAAGGAGATTAGTTTGACCTGATAGAGAGCTTCTGCAGCAAAATGGTGCCAGCCAGGCTAGAAATGTTACTCTGAGCACAGACTACAGAAGGCCTCGAGTGCCAAGCCAACTGGACTTCCCAGCAGCAGTGAAGAGCCAAGGGAGCTTTTTCAGCAGGACAGTTAATGTGAGCAGATTAATCAGGCTTGACTAAGACACCAAGAGAAGACAGGAGAGGGACTGTGATCAAGTGATTGTCAAAGCTGCCCCACGTGGGTCACTGAGGAGTAATGCAGAGCAGGTCTTGGCTTCAGAGGGCACACACCTATGGGAGTGAAAAGCACGGAAGGAATGTCTTACTACTCAGAGTTCAAGGTGAATGAGTATTGGAACTCACTCCAATTACTGACCCTTGACCAAaagagatttttgtttatttgcttgttcttttcaatgagaaacaaaattatttttaatattttgaaatagagCAATGCACATTCCAACCCTAGCTCCATCAGTTGTTAAATGTGGgatttgggcaaattatttaacccctCTAAGTCTCattccttcatctgtgaaatgagaataataatagtccTGGAATCTGCCTCATGGCACTGAATGAGAAGATGCATGTCAAGCACTTAGTagagtgcctggctcatagtaaatagtcagtgttagctattattcttGTAATTATGATTTAAGCTTACTGTAAGTAGAGATCTAATTTTTTACAAtctctttccatattttaaaccaaatgaaaaatattttaaaccaagtAACAACTTGAACAAAACAGGAGGATGacccacaggatgggagaaaatatttgcaaatcatatatctgttaaaggacctgtatccagaatatataaagaactcttaaaattcaataataaaaaggtaactcaatttaaaagtgagcaaaggatgtgaatagacttttctccaaataaATATGCAAATGGCCTTCCCTAAGCATCCCTGCCCCAGGACTGCCCACATTCGCCCAGCTCAGGGAGTTAACACCTGGCACAGCAGGGGGCTTCCAGGACTGTTTGGATTAGTTAGAGCCTGTGTTGAAAAGGTTGCTATGtacctttttaaagtatttttaaatacttcaaatgctaagtatttttaaaaaacatgtcaCCCCCTGGCAGAGCTGTAAGAATTGTCCCCACATAATACCCAGACCTTCCCCAGGTCACTTTCTACCTTCCTCCctacattttcttaatggtgttgGGAGCTGATGGTCCCTCAAACTCAGAACCCTCTGGTTCAGTTCCGCTGATAAGATTACTGTCTTCCGTCCCCGTGTTATGCTCTAATTTTTCTGTATCTGCTATCAGTGAATGTGACAGGAAATTAACCTTAGATTTGCCAAAATATGACAGGTGTAAGAGCACTGAAAAAGTATAGAGAGCCTCGTAAATGTTAGGTATTATTGTGGATTTTCACACTTACTGGAAACCAGTGATCGGAATGTGCTATCAGCTCCCCCAGGTAATTGGCCAATCTCAATTAGTGAATGCCTTGGTGAAGTAGCCCAATTTTCTAAGGAAACCTGTTTCAAGGCAGGGATGGAGGGCATGGGATTCTCCCCTTGATCCTAATCTTCCTTTAGCAACAGGCTAACTGGAGTCCCAGCACGCTGGTGGGTGTTCTGAAAACAGGGGCACTCACTGTAGCactctgcacatctcctttcaCCAACAGGATCCTCAGGCCTTCTGGGGACAACAGACTTGCTCCTTTTCCATGATCTTTTCTCAAGTTGGGCTGGACTGCTGCTGGTAAACTGGGCAGGGAAGCCATATCAGGCAGGGtgtctttaaatataatttttgcaCTTTCAGCAAAGGCCTCAACAGTCTTCTCAGCTATATCCACAAGGTAAACCTCTTTCAAGCTGCATCCATCCTGGTTAAACTGGAACCATTCCTTGATCGCCAAAATAATGGTCTGCACACACTGGGGTAGGGGAAAGCCGAAGGCTCTGGAACTAATAGCAGGGATGGCTATGGATCGGTACTTGTGTTTTACAGCCAAATGGAGACTTCCTTTTACAGCAGTCTTTAACTGCCACACACATTTCAGGGCATCATCACTCTTCCACTGGGGTCCTACTGCGTGGATCACATGGTGGTACGGGAGCTTTCCTGCTTTCGAGATGACGGCAAAGGCAGGTAAGATCCTGTTCTTTCTTGTCTTCATTATCCGGTCACAGTCTTCTTGGAGCTCAGGGCCAGCTGCTTTTAAAAGAGCAGCCGCCAAGCCCCCCTTGAGCTTGAGTTCCTCATTGGCCGCATTCACCACCACCTCGACGGGGAACTGTGTCAAGTCTCCTTGCTGCACCATCAGCGAGACTCCAGGGGCTAAATCTGTCTGAAACAAGCACCTCTGCCCACCATCCTTCTGTAGTTCAATAAAACAACCAAATAACCTTCTGACCTCACTTTTATAATACCGTGCTTTATCCTGGAAGAACTGACTGGCTCCTGGCTTATCAATATGGAAGCTTTTAACGCAGACCAAATCCCAGGCTTGCGTGACAATGTTCATTCCCTCCAGGACTTTGGTCTTTGGGCCAGTTAGTAAAATGCCTTTTTGCTTGTTCTCAGGATTAAACGTTACCTGAACattcatcttctttatcttttgccACAGTAGCTTTTCTGCCCTTAAGTAATCAATAACTAAGGAAGGCTTTACTTCAatcaatttctctatttttgtgtgtttttccagGAAGTCAAAAAGCAAGTCATAGATTTCATTTACTTCTCTCACACAGCCTGTGATGATGACCTGGGCTGTGGTTTCTGAAGTTACCTCATGGATTATTACAGTCTTTGAGGAGGAATTGTGTTTCTTATGCAAATTGCAAATGAGCCATTTCCATTTCTTACTGTTAAGAACTTCCCTGTCTTCAATGTCAATGCACTTATAATGTAAGGCACTGACCATTTGCTTTGTAGCTTCTAACAGGACTTCAGAAAAAGCACCAGTTAAGAGAACAGTTGTGCCCTCTAGCTCATAAACTGCAAGAATGTTCTGTGCTATAAAGAGAGACTTAGAGAATTCTGCACAGTCAACCTGTTGCAGAAACTGTAAAACCTCTGGGGCAACCTGAATGCTTCTCTGAGCCATGGTGTATACCTTTTCCTGGATTTCACACTTTACTTTATACACATCTGCAGGGAGTCCTTTGAAGTACATGTGTTGAGAGGCTTCATCATAAAAAATCTCCACCTCTGGGCACTCCGTGTGGAGATACTCCTGTACACCGCTGTGCAACAGAAGTGAATACCTTCCTGGAGAAATGGCCAGTTTTTGCTTCAGACTTTGCTCTTCTCTTCTAATTTCTAGAATGGTGCTTTCTATTAAGTCCTTGATCTGTGGCTCAATGTTTTGTACATCCTCTGATTTCCCCACTAAGGTTGCAATCCCTGTTAGTGCATCAAACTCAATCAAAATCCTATCATCTTCTAAATTGTCTTTTATGATGTCCCATACTGTTGAATCCACTTTAAATGAGGTCACTGTATACTTAGACCGGATACCAGAGAATACTGTAGAAGCATCTTTTTGCCAGGTCTTGATTCTTGGTCTTCCTTGACTGACTAAGGTAGCTGCAGGTCTGATGATCACTTCACCGCCAAGCTGGCACAATGTTAGCTCACAGTGACAACGTCTCATTTCATCATTTATCTTGTCAATCAGGTGATTCTTCTTCTGCAAGAACTTCCATAAGGAAAGATCCAGTGATTCTCTGAATGGTGCTGGAAGCTTGATCAGAGGCTTCTCCTGTCCATACAGGGCTGTGCCCAAAGAAGTATAGTACGGGAACACAGAGAGCGGCATATTATTGAGGTCAAGTTTCTTGGTCATGATGGTGTCTAACacttaaaggaaagaaattaagtaatCTTAGTGTAATATGTTTCAgatgaaaaaagaagcaaacaagcTTTCCtattctagagaaaaaaaaatcctaatgttTGTAGAACTTTGATGTTACATGCTATTAAAAAGCAGCACTACTCCCAGAGTGCTCAAATATAAACTGATATGTATTAACACTGCACAGGGATTCCTTATTTCATGGAATAATTACTTTCCAGCCAAGAACACTCTATGTTGAAATTCTgttaaataaattctatttttctgtttttctgataacACTGATATATCACCACCAGGTTAAGAAAGACAgaagagggacttctctggtggcgcagtggttgagaatccgcctgccaatgcaggggacacgggtttgagccctggtccgggaagatcccacaggcagcagagcaactaagcctgtgcgctacaactactgagcctgcgctctagagcccgcgagccataactactgatcccttgtgca from Phocoena phocoena chromosome 4, mPhoPho1.1, whole genome shotgun sequence includes:
- the PARP14 gene encoding protein mono-ADP-ribosyltransferase PARP14, translated to MAAPGPFPLLVEGSWGPHPPKNLSTKLQMYFQSQKRSGGGECEVRQAPGSPPRFLVLFYPDDVRQQVLARENHELVWPGKGTFKLTVQLPRATDEVQEGKIPTMESKTKERVKESDASEELDANISLNRRSEKKEDTPEECENISSLVAFENLKANVTDTMLIFLVENISGLTNDDFKVELIQDFNVAVVTFQKYTDALKFVDECVKHHSVKDLQLSARLLEVTKTIRVENLPPGADDHDLKCLFENPRNGGGRVASIECFPDESSALIEFFDRKVLDTIMTKKLDLNNMPLSVFPYYTSLGTALYGQEKPLIKLPAPFRESLDLSLWKFLQKKNHLIDKINDEMRRCHCELTLCQLGGEVIIRPAATLVSQGRPRIKTWQKDASTVFSGIRSKYTVTSFKVDSTVWDIIKDNLEDDRILIEFDALTGIATLVGKSEDVQNIEPQIKDLIESTILEIRREEQSLKQKLAISPGRYSLLLHSGVQEYLHTECPEVEIFYDEASQHMYFKGLPADVYKVKCEIQEKVYTMAQRSIQVAPEVLQFLQQVDCAEFSKSLFIAQNILAVYELEGTTVLLTGAFSEVLLEATKQMVSALHYKCIDIEDREVLNSKKWKWLICNLHKKHNSSSKTVIIHEVTSETTAQVIITGCVREVNEIYDLLFDFLEKHTKIEKLIEVKPSLVIDYLRAEKLLWQKIKKMNVQVTFNPENKQKGILLTGPKTKVLEGMNIVTQAWDLVCVKSFHIDKPGASQFFQDKARYYKSEVRRLFGCFIELQKDGGQRCLFQTDLAPGVSLMVQQGDLTQFPVEVVVNAANEELKLKGGLAAALLKAAGPELQEDCDRIMKTRKNRILPAFAVISKAGKLPYHHVIHAVGPQWKSDDALKCVWQLKTAVKGSLHLAVKHKYRSIAIPAISSRAFGFPLPQCVQTIILAIKEWFQFNQDGCSLKEVYLVDIAEKTVEAFAESAKIIFKDTLPDMASLPSLPAAVQPNLRKDHGKGASLLSPEGLRILLVKGDVQSATTDVVVNSISSDLELNRGPLSKALLEKAGQKLQEELKTAGQGVAVEVGTVIQTSGCNLHCHHVLHVVAPDWTNDSTSSRKIMENIIRECLEITESLSLNSIAFPAIGTGNLGFPKNIFAELITSEVFKFSSRNQPTTLQEVCFLLHPRDHGNIQAFSDEFARRANGNFISDKVPKAEDTQGLYGTISNPDSGVHEMKIGPIIFQVASGDITKEEADVIVNSTSKAFNLKAGVSKAILEHAGKSVEIECSHQAQGGHRDYIITKGGLLKCKNIIHVIGGNDVKRSVSCVLQECEKQNYSSVCLPAIGTGSANQDPEKVAAAIIDAIEDFIQKGLVQSMKKVKVVIFLPQVLDVFHAIMKKREGSQASPQQSMMSKMASFLGFSSKSPPKQTPLVLEKKTESAIFQVCGENVKSVENVLFWIQDLIQKEQCPYTSEDECIKNFDVKEYRELNELQKKLNISISLDRERPLIEVSGITKDVIQVRNAIEDMIKRVRLSKEQESLADRTSDFVEWQYKDDKNFHSFDKITNMQLEDAKKQKRKTIDVKINHQSYTVDLKTYTATDANGKSLPVQRHTKSEVEIPLYWSDMKQQKVCVVELQPDNSEYKTVASKFNETCADFIIEKIERIQNPELWKHYQTKKNNMDAKNGQLINEKLLFHGTDADSVTLVNGKGFNRSYAGKNATAYGKGTYFAVSAHYSANDTYSRPDANGKKCMYYVRVLTGSYTVGNKSLIVPPLKDPQNPTDSYDTVTDCVQNPNLFVVFYDYQAYPEYLITFRR